A stretch of Camelina sativa cultivar DH55 chromosome 18, Cs, whole genome shotgun sequence DNA encodes these proteins:
- the LOC104761777 gene encoding U-box domain-containing protein 34 — protein sequence MVVMTNKFFESIGGAPSYSSVSVAVKGSVGDAVGGTASRRALRWTIENFLPKIDRLVLVHVIPTVTTIPSPSGSKIPVEELEESVVSMYKRDLRNEYEQVFSPFKKICKSNKVETLLLEHNDTANALLKYMSDTEVECLVIGSCSSNFLTRKKGQELPLTVLGEAPESCEIYVVCKDRILTKSTNQFTADSSTSFRIPDGAEAYTESFSRTRSDKTGLSASSISSSGRKRIGRPASLPHSHPVSRVFSDAQSSTDVGFVNDEHARSILRHSTVSTSKKHLDPRPHIKTPKSDVKAEVEQLRKEVQTTLSMYKQACEELVHKQTQVQSLSSECVKETEKVITALEKEEMRRKAAAEEKEKHLKAVREVEEAKSMLAKEFCERQLAELDALKQSIEKQKVIEQLFLRDGRYRRYTKEEIAAATDNFSSCKIIGEGGYGKVYKCSLDHTPVALKVLKPDSIEKKEEFLKEISVLSQLRHPHVVLLLGACPENGCLVYEYMENGSLDCHITPKKGKTSLSWFIRFRIIYETACGLAFLHNSKPEPIVHRDLKPGNILLDRNFVSKIGDVGLAKLMSEEAPESVTVYRNSIIAGTLYYMDPEYQRTGTIRPKSDLYAFGIIILQLLTARHPNGLLFCVEDAVKRGCFEDMLDKSVRDWPIAEAKELARIAIRCSQLKCRDRPDLDTQVLPALKQILESANSRLKTEQANVRPPTHYYCPILKEIMEDPQIAADGFTYEGKAIKAWIQKHQNVSPVTKHRLKHSDLTPNHTLKSAIQEWRSRSRLDLSTTLGSF from the exons ATGGTGGTGATGACGAACAAGTTCTTCGAATCAATCGGAGGAGCTCCGTCTTATTCTTCAGTATCCGTCGCTGTTAAAGGATCTGTCGGTGACGCCGTAGGAGGAACAGCTAGCCGTCGTGCTCTTCGTTGGACCATCGAAAACTTCCTTCCTAAAATCGATCGATTAGTTCTTGTTCATGTTATCCCTACCGTCACAACTATTCCATCTCCTT CTGGATCTAAGATTCCTGTGGAGGAATTAGAAGAGAGTGTTGTGTCTATGTATAAACGAGATTTGAGAAATGAGTATGAACAAGTTTTTTCGCCGTTTAAGAAGATCTGCAAATCCAACAAA GTTGAGACTTTGTTGCTGGAACATAATGATACTGCAAACGCACTTTTGAAGTATATGTCAGATACTGAGGTTGAGTGTTTAGTCATTGGCTCTTGCTCTTCAAATTTCCTCACGAg GAAAAAAGGACAAGAATTACCATTAACTGTACTAGGAGAAGCTCCAGAGTCATGTGAGATCTATGTTGTTTGTAAAGATAGAATCTTAACCAAATCAACCAATCAGTTTACTGCAG ATTCATCAACTAGTTTCCGTATACCTGATGGAGCTGAAGCTTATACAGAATCTTTTAGTCGCACACGCTCAGATAAGACAGGCTTGTCTGCTTCATCCATCTCATCCTCAGGCAGGAAGCGAATTGGAAGGCCTGCCTCTTTACCTCACAGTCATCCAGTCTCTCGAGTGTTTTCTGATGCACAATCTTCAACTGATGTCGGTTTTGTCAATGACGAACACGCTCGTTCTATCCTTAGACATAGTACTGTTTCTACTAGTAAAAAACACTTGGATCCTAGACCTCACATTAAAACACCAAAG TCAGATGTTAAAGCTGAGGTCGAGCAGCTAAGGAAAGAAGTACAAACCACTCTTTCCATGTACAAACAAGCTTGTGAAGAGCTAGTTCATAAACAAACGCAG GTCCAGTCTCTTTCCTCTGAGTGTGTTAAAGAAACGGAAAAGGTCATCACTGCtctagaaaaagaagaaatgcgGAGGAAAGCAGCAgcggaagagaaagaaaagcatCTAAAAGCTGTAAGAGAAGTCGAGGAAGCAAAATCAATGCTAGCCAAAGAGTTCTGCGAGAGGCAATTAGCCGAGCTAGATGCCCTGAAACAGTCCATAGAGAAACAGAAAGTCATTGAGCAACTCTTCTTGAGAGATGGGCGGTACAGAAGGTACACTAAAGAAGAAATAGCTGCAGCTACTGATAATTTCTCTTCCTGTAAAATAATCGGCGAAGGAGGATACGGAAAAGTATACAAATGCAGTCTTGATCATACCCCAGTAGCTCTTAAAGTTCTCAAACCCGATTCAAtcgaaaagaaagaagaattcttAAAAGAG ATCTCAGTCTTAAGCCAGCTTCGACATCCCCACGTCGTTCTTCTCCTCGGTGCTTGTCCTGAGAATGGCTGCCTTGTCTATGAGTACATGGAGAATGGTAGCTTGGACTGTCACATCACTCCTAAAAAAGGGAAAACATCTCTCTCATGGTTCATCAGGTTCAGAATCATCTATGAAACTGCTTGTGGCCTAGCTTTCCTCCACAACTCAAAACCCGAGCCCATCGTGCACCGTGACCTCAAGCCAGGTAACATACTCTTAGACAGAAACTTCGTTAGCAAAATCGGCGACGTTGGACTCGCAAAACTCATGTCAGAAGAAGCACCGGAGAGTGTCACGGTTTACAGAAACTCGATTATTGCGGGTACACTCTACTACATGGACCCAGAATACCAAAGAACCGGCACTATCAGACCAAAATCAGATCTTTACGCATTTGGAATCATAATTCTCCAGCTTTTAACTGCTCGACATCCTAACGGTCTTCTTTTCTGCGTTGAAGACGCAGTAAAGAGAGGCTGTTTTGAAGATATGTTAGATAAATCAGTAAGAGATTGGCCCATAGCTGAAGCCAAAGAACTAGCTCGTATTGCAATCAGGTGTTCGCAGCTCAAATGCAGAGACAGACCAGATCTTGACACACAAGTCTTGCCCGCTCTCAAACAGATTCTTGAATCCGCAAATAGTAGACTCAAGACAGAGCAGGCTAATGTACGACCACCAACTCACTATTACTGTCCAATTCTTAAG GAAATAATGGAAGATCCACAGATAGCAGCAGATGGATTCACGTATGAAGGAAAAGCAATAAAGGCATGGattcaaaaacatcaaaatgtgTCTCCCGTGACTAAGCATCGGCTCAAACATTCCGATCTCACACCGAACCACACCCTCAAATCGGCTATACAAGAGTGGCGATCTCGTTCACGCTTAGACCTCTCTACTACTCTTGGCTCCTTTTGA
- the LOC104761778 gene encoding uncharacterized protein LOC104761778 → MASIVRPSVSLNLRPKITCTNLSTKERFEFQKKSMRKQKLNVRFCSLKANKAQGSSVEGISLVQEKELNNKTDYGVVGVHHVGLLCKNLERSLEFYQNILGLEINEARPHDKLPYRGAWLWVGSEMIHLMELPNPDPLTGRPEHGGRDRHACIAIRNVSNLKDVLDKAGIEYTMSKSGRPAIFTRDPDANALEFTQI, encoded by the exons atgGCGTCTATTGTCAGACCTTCAGTTTCACTTAATCTAAGACCAAAG ATTACTTGCACGAATCTCTCTACGAAAGAGAGGTTTGAGTTTCAGAAGAAAAGTATGAGGAAACAAAAGCTCAATGTTAGGTTTTGTAGCTTGAAGGCTAATAAAGCACAAGGATCATCGGTTGAAGGGATTAGTCTTGTACAAGAGAAAGAGCTTAACAACAAAACCG ATTATGGAGTTGTTGGTGTTCACCATGTTGGTCTGCTCTGCAAGAACCTAGAACGGTCACTCGAGTTTTACCAAAACATTTTAGGCCTTGAGATAAACGAGGCAAGGCCACACGATAAGCTTCCATATAGAGGAGCTTGGTTATGGGTAGGTTCAGAGATGATTCATCTTATGGAGCTTCCAAATCCAGATCCATTGACAGGTAGACCAGAGCACGGAGGACGGGATCGACACGCTTGTATCGCAATCCGTAATGTTTCCAATCTGAAAGATGTTTTGGACAAAGCTg GGATAGAGTATACAATGAGTAAGTCAGGGAGACCAGCGATATTTACTCGTGATCCAGATGCAAACGCTCTTGAGTTTACTCAAATTTGA